In one window of Nicotiana tabacum cultivar K326 chromosome 12, ASM71507v2, whole genome shotgun sequence DNA:
- the LOC142167120 gene encoding uncharacterized protein LOC142167120 has product MTPPRLTINMIFCRNEINGVTFSAAIKTKVSVTHNKRLWKVAEDDISFAEEDADGLLLPHNDALVISLNVLDFKIKRVLVDPRSSASIIQWRVLEQAKLTGSIIPAIKLLAGFNLASVTTWGEILLPTNAEGMTKMTLFEVVDGNMGYNIILGRPWLHEMMVVPSTNHQLLKFPTPEGAKQIRGDQPAAREMNAISVSSSKGKEHAT; this is encoded by the coding sequence ATGACCCCCCCACGCttgacgatcaacatgatcttctgCCGGAACGAGATTAACGGGGTTACATTTTCGGCGGCAATAAAGACAAAGGTATCAGTGACCCACAACAAAAGACTCTGGAAAGTTGCTGAAGACGATATTAGTTTTGCGGAGGAAGACGCTGATGGACTGCTGCTACCGCATAACGACGCCCTGGTAATTTCTCtaaatgtcttagattttaagattaaacgtgttttggtaGATCCAAGAAGTTCGGCCAGTATCATCCAATGGAGAGTGTTGGAGCAAGCCAAGCTCACCGGAAGTATCATTCCGGCCATAAAACTCCTTGCCGGGTTCAATCTAGCAAGTGTGACAACCTGGGGAGAAATCTTGCTACCAACGAATGCTGAGGGGATGACGAAGATGACCCTTTTTGAGGTAGTGGATGGCAACATGGGTTACAATATCATCCTCGGGAGACCATGGCTGCATGAAATGATGGTTGTGCCGTCAACAAATCATCAATTGCTAAAATTTCCAACTCCCGAGGGAGCTAAACAAATAAGAGGTGACCAACcggcagcaagggagatgaatgcaatctcagtCTCCAGTAGTAAAGGGAAGGAGCATGcgacatag